A genomic stretch from Candidatus Krumholzibacteriia bacterium includes:
- a CDS encoding chorismate-binding protein, which yields MTDTPRRSEFRRLSRTYDLIPVVREILLDLDTPVSAYRKLATDGAGFLLESVEGGETWGRYSVLGARPAGRMRSFGAEVVTEFDGRRRVHRTRDPLSALEHWLDRFQPAPVEGLPRFWGGAVGRLDFELVRRMQDLPGLPPLEASERPELDLQLVFDVVVFDNLTHTVKLVACARVDDPGDADAALADATARLDEMERALSGPAPEDVRGGATTGDWKSSTAKRRFGSAVERAGEHIRAGDIFQVVLSHELRRRVGAPALDVYRALRSINPSPYMFHIDDGTTQVLGSSPEVLVRVDGRHAAVRPIAGTRRRGRTPAEDEARIADLVSDPKERAEHVMLVDLGRNDLGRVCEAGTVRTTDLMTIERYSHVLHMVSHVDGRLDEKCTPFDALRATFPAGTVSGAPKVRALQIIDELEGRRRGVYAGAVGYFGFAGALDTCIAIRTMEIERGVARLGVGAGVVLDSDPVREWEETMEKAGAAQAAIESAQRGLRP from the coding sequence ATGACCGACACCCCACGGCGCTCGGAATTCCGGCGCCTCTCCCGCACCTACGACCTGATTCCGGTCGTGCGCGAGATCCTGCTGGATCTCGACACGCCGGTTTCGGCCTACCGCAAGCTCGCCACCGACGGCGCCGGTTTCCTGCTCGAGAGCGTGGAGGGAGGCGAGACCTGGGGGCGCTACTCGGTCCTGGGCGCACGTCCGGCCGGGCGCATGCGCTCCTTCGGCGCCGAGGTCGTGACCGAGTTCGACGGACGCCGCCGCGTGCATCGCACGCGCGATCCGCTGTCCGCGCTCGAGCACTGGCTCGACCGCTTCCAGCCCGCTCCGGTCGAGGGACTACCGCGGTTCTGGGGTGGCGCGGTGGGGCGGTTGGACTTCGAACTCGTGCGGCGCATGCAGGATCTGCCCGGTCTTCCGCCGCTCGAGGCGAGTGAGCGCCCGGAGCTCGACCTGCAGCTGGTGTTCGACGTCGTCGTCTTCGACAACCTCACGCACACGGTCAAGCTCGTGGCCTGCGCCCGGGTCGACGACCCGGGCGACGCCGACGCGGCACTGGCCGACGCGACCGCGCGGCTCGACGAGATGGAACGGGCTCTGTCCGGACCGGCACCCGAAGACGTCCGCGGGGGCGCGACGACGGGGGACTGGAAGAGTTCCACGGCGAAGCGACGCTTCGGGTCGGCGGTCGAACGGGCGGGGGAACACATCCGCGCCGGGGACATCTTCCAGGTCGTGCTCAGCCACGAACTGCGACGCCGCGTGGGGGCCCCGGCGCTCGACGTCTACCGCGCCCTGCGCAGCATCAATCCGAGCCCGTACATGTTCCACATCGACGACGGGACGACACAGGTCCTGGGCAGTTCGCCCGAGGTCCTCGTGCGCGTCGACGGGCGCCACGCAGCGGTACGACCGATCGCCGGGACCCGTCGACGCGGACGGACTCCCGCGGAGGACGAGGCCCGCATCGCCGATCTCGTGTCCGACCCCAAGGAGCGGGCCGAGCACGTCATGCTCGTCGACCTGGGTCGCAACGACCTCGGTCGGGTCTGCGAAGCCGGAACGGTGAGAACGACGGACCTGATGACGATCGAACGCTACTCGCACGTGTTGCACATGGTCAGTCACGTGGACGGGCGCCTCGACGAGAAGTGCACACCCTTCGATGCCCTGCGTGCCACCTTTCCCGCCGGAACCGTGAGCGGTGCGCCGAAGGTGCGCGCGCTGCAGATCATCGACGAACTCGAGGGACGTCGGCGCGGTGTCTACGCCGGCGCGGTCGGGTACTTCGGATTCGCCGGCGCGCTCGACACCTGCATCGCCATCCGCACGATGGAGATCGAACGTGGCGTCGCGCGGCTGGGTGTGGGCGCCGGCGTGGTGCTCGACAGCGATCCGGTGCGTGAGTGGGAGGAGACCATGGAGAAGGCGGGGGCGGCCCAGGCGGCGATCGAGTCCGCCCAGCGGGGGTTGCGGCCATGA
- a CDS encoding aminodeoxychorismate/anthranilate synthase component II, which produces MSAPRILVIDNYDSFTFNLVQYLAELGAKTRVVLNDGVDAERIARMRIDGLLVSPGPGRPEDAGVSMDAIRALDGRKPILGVCLGHQSIAAVYGGSVERARNVLHGKTSDVLHAAHGLFEGMANPFVATRYHSLIVPRAGLPDTLQVTAWTRDDEIMAVRSRTTPTWGVQFHPESILTEAGHDLLRNFLHLCDR; this is translated from the coding sequence ATGAGTGCTCCGCGGATCCTCGTGATCGACAACTACGACAGCTTCACCTTCAACCTGGTGCAGTACCTGGCCGAGCTCGGTGCGAAGACCCGGGTGGTGCTGAACGACGGAGTCGACGCCGAGCGCATCGCACGGATGCGGATCGACGGTCTCCTGGTGTCACCGGGACCCGGCCGTCCCGAGGACGCGGGCGTGAGCATGGACGCGATCCGAGCCCTGGACGGGCGCAAGCCGATCCTGGGCGTGTGCCTGGGGCATCAGAGCATCGCCGCGGTCTACGGCGGTTCGGTCGAGCGGGCACGCAACGTCCTGCACGGAAAGACCTCCGACGTCCTCCACGCCGCCCACGGGCTGTTCGAGGGCATGGCGAACCCCTTCGTGGCCACGCGCTACCACTCGTTGATCGTCCCGCGAGCAGGACTTCCCGACACCCTCCAGGTGACGGCGTGGACGCGCGACGACGAGATCATGGCCGTGCGCAGCCGGACCACACCGACCTGGGGAGTGCAATTCCACCCCGAGTCGATCCTGACCGAGGCCGGACACGATCTGTTGCGGAACTTCCTGCATCTCTGCGATCGCTGA
- the trpD gene encoding anthranilate phosphoribosyltransferase, with protein MDPRDVLETTLARRDLARCDARAVLNAVLDGDVDSHWLAGWLIALRAKGESVDELAGMAEAMRDHVDPVRSDYDALVDTCGTGGDGADTFNVSTASAFVAAGAGARVAKHGNRAVSSRSGSADVLEALGGAIDLDTDGVAASIDEIGFGFQFAPRHHAAMLHAVPARRGLGVRTAFNLLGPLTNPAGAAHQLVGVFAPERLHTVAEVLSALGTRRSLVVHGRDGLDELTVCAVNDAVLVEDGQLQSMEIDPTAYGLGLHTAEGLRGGNATRNAEIVSAVLGGEKGPARDIVVLNAGAALWTAAIATSLEEGVERAAEAIDDGRARDLLHRWVAFTRARADGGSR; from the coding sequence GTGGATCCACGCGACGTTCTCGAGACCACCCTGGCCCGCCGCGATCTCGCGCGCTGCGACGCGCGCGCGGTCCTCAACGCCGTCCTCGACGGTGACGTCGACTCGCACTGGCTGGCGGGTTGGTTGATCGCATTGCGGGCGAAGGGAGAATCGGTCGACGAACTGGCGGGCATGGCCGAGGCCATGCGCGATCACGTGGACCCGGTGCGCTCGGACTACGACGCGTTGGTGGACACCTGCGGAACGGGGGGCGACGGCGCCGACACGTTCAACGTGAGCACCGCGAGCGCGTTCGTGGCAGCGGGAGCGGGTGCGCGCGTCGCGAAGCACGGCAACCGCGCCGTGAGCAGCCGGAGCGGCAGTGCGGACGTACTCGAGGCGCTCGGCGGCGCGATCGACCTCGACACCGATGGTGTCGCGGCGTCCATCGACGAGATCGGGTTCGGTTTCCAGTTCGCCCCGCGTCACCACGCCGCCATGCTCCACGCCGTCCCGGCCCGGCGGGGTCTCGGCGTACGCACTGCATTCAACCTGCTCGGTCCTCTGACGAATCCGGCCGGAGCGGCCCACCAGCTCGTCGGCGTCTTCGCCCCGGAGCGTCTGCACACGGTGGCCGAGGTGCTGTCGGCGCTGGGGACCCGCAGGAGCCTCGTCGTTCACGGCCGCGACGGTCTCGACGAACTCACCGTGTGCGCGGTGAACGACGCCGTCCTCGTCGAGGACGGCCAGCTACAGTCCATGGAGATCGACCCGACCGCGTACGGTCTGGGTCTCCACACCGCCGAGGGACTTCGCGGGGGCAATGCGACCCGCAACGCCGAGATCGTGTCCGCGGTCCTCGGCGGAGAGAAGGGGCCGGCGCGCGACATCGTCGTGCTGAACGCGGGGGCGGCGCTGTGGACGGCAGCGATCGCCACCTCACTCGAGGAAGGGGTCGAGCGCGCGGCCGAGGCGATCGACGACGGCCGGGCACGGGACCTCCTGCACCGGTGGGTCGCGTTCACGCGGGCCCGTGCCGACGGGGGATCGCGATGA
- a CDS encoding indole-3-glycerol phosphate synthase TrpC — translation MSSRLRPILESTRRRVDALRGRGPDLGARARDRDAPRDFAAALRRPQRSGPVRVIGELKRRSPSAGSIREDLDPVDAARRLESAGAAALSVLTEPEFFGGSLEFLDAVRDAVELPLLRKDFVLDPIQVVEARAHGADAVLLLAVALDDAGIERCADEARAWGMGVLAEAHDAPELERLLTLDLPVIGVNARDLDTFDVDLQRGLELCRRIPEDRVAVAESGVRTRDDAEHVRATAVDAVLCGEGLMRPGTPEDRFAELFGGPVP, via the coding sequence ATGAGCTCGCGTCTGCGCCCCATCCTCGAGTCCACGCGTCGGCGCGTCGACGCCCTGCGCGGCCGGGGGCCGGATCTGGGTGCGCGGGCGCGGGACCGCGACGCGCCCCGTGACTTCGCCGCCGCCCTGCGACGCCCGCAGCGAAGTGGCCCGGTCCGGGTGATCGGCGAACTGAAACGGCGCAGCCCCTCGGCCGGATCCATCCGCGAGGACCTCGACCCCGTCGACGCGGCGCGACGCCTCGAGAGCGCCGGTGCGGCGGCCTTGTCGGTCCTGACCGAGCCGGAGTTCTTCGGCGGCTCGCTGGAGTTCCTCGACGCGGTGCGGGACGCCGTCGAGCTCCCGCTCTTGCGCAAGGATTTCGTCCTCGACCCGATCCAGGTGGTCGAGGCACGCGCGCACGGGGCCGATGCCGTACTGCTCCTGGCCGTCGCGCTCGACGACGCCGGGATCGAGCGCTGTGCGGACGAGGCCCGCGCGTGGGGCATGGGGGTGCTGGCCGAGGCCCACGACGCGCCCGAGCTGGAACGTCTGCTGACCCTGGACCTGCCCGTGATCGGCGTCAACGCGCGGGACCTCGACACCTTCGACGTGGACCTGCAGCGCGGTCTGGAGCTTTGCCGCCGGATCCCCGAGGATCGTGTGGCCGTCGCCGAGAGCGGGGTGCGGACGCGCGACGACGCCGAGCACGTCCGGGCCACCGCGGTCGACGCGGTGTTGTGCGGGGAGGGCCTCATGCGCCCCGGAACGCCCGAGGACCGCTTCGCCGAACTGTTCGGAGGACCCGTCCCATGA
- a CDS encoding phosphoribosylanthranilate isomerase yields MSCRVKFCGLTRPEDARFASTDCGADYLGFVFAPGSPRRVDPEALAVWIEDVRADAEVVGVFRDQSIDEVLDAIDRFDLDFVQLHGHESGREWKRLPVRMLEARIVDDGLAPARFAGAAWAHLLDSGAGSGRIFDWSVAIDIARAERVFLAGGLDPDNVAEAVRKVRPFAVDVASGVEIEPGVKDHDRMRRFVDAVRTATRTPRQESA; encoded by the coding sequence ATGAGCTGTCGCGTGAAGTTCTGTGGCCTGACCCGGCCGGAGGACGCCCGCTTCGCATCGACGGACTGCGGTGCCGACTATCTCGGCTTCGTCTTCGCACCCGGAAGCCCGCGCCGCGTCGATCCCGAGGCTCTCGCCGTGTGGATCGAGGACGTCCGGGCGGACGCCGAGGTGGTCGGCGTGTTCCGGGACCAGTCGATCGACGAGGTCCTCGACGCGATCGACCGCTTCGACCTGGACTTCGTACAACTGCACGGCCACGAGTCGGGTCGTGAATGGAAGCGCCTTCCGGTGCGCATGCTCGAGGCACGCATCGTCGACGACGGACTCGCGCCCGCCCGCTTCGCCGGCGCCGCCTGGGCGCACCTCCTGGATTCCGGGGCCGGCAGTGGTCGGATCTTCGACTGGTCCGTGGCGATCGACATCGCCCGGGCGGAACGGGTGTTCCTGGCCGGAGGGCTCGATCCGGACAACGTGGCCGAGGCCGTCCGGAAGGTCCGCCCCTTCGCGGTGGACGTCGCCTCGGGAGTGGAGATCGAGCCCGGCGTGAAGGACCACGACCGGATGCGGCGATTCGTCGATGCGGTGCGCACCGCCACCCGGACCCCCCGTCAGGAGTCGGCATGA
- the trpB gene encoding tryptophan synthase subunit beta yields MSPFTYDPALGRDGHFGDFGGRYVPETLVGPLEELGAAFDDAVSDPAFRAELDPLLRDYVGRETPLALAPRLSEHYGTAPIWFKREDLAHTGAHKINNALGQVLLARRMGKRRIIAETGAGQHGVATATACARLGLECRVYMGAVDMQRQALNVYRMRLMGAEVVGVESGSRTLKDAINEAMRDWVGSVVDTHYVIGSVLGPHPFPLMVREFQSVIGREARRQILERAGRLPSHLVACVGGGSNAMGLFHAFLGDAEVRMIGVEAGGLGSGAGEHAARFDTGRIGVLHGTRSVLLQDPDGNVLPTHSVSAGLDYPSIGPEHAYYQQVGRIVYATVRDEQAIEGFHRVSRLEGIVPALETAHALAHLEDLMPKLTTSDLVVVNMSGRGDKDVESVRARDGQGA; encoded by the coding sequence ATGAGCCCGTTCACCTACGATCCCGCTCTGGGACGCGACGGTCACTTCGGCGACTTCGGGGGGCGCTACGTCCCCGAGACCCTCGTCGGACCGCTCGAGGAACTCGGCGCCGCCTTCGACGACGCGGTGTCGGATCCGGCCTTCCGGGCCGAGCTCGATCCGCTGTTGCGGGACTACGTCGGCCGCGAGACGCCGCTCGCCCTGGCACCGCGGCTGAGCGAGCACTACGGGACCGCACCGATCTGGTTCAAGCGCGAGGACCTGGCCCACACGGGGGCGCACAAGATCAACAATGCCCTGGGACAGGTCCTGTTGGCCCGGCGCATGGGCAAGCGCAGGATCATTGCCGAGACGGGGGCGGGACAGCACGGCGTGGCCACCGCCACGGCGTGTGCGCGGCTCGGCCTGGAGTGCCGGGTCTACATGGGCGCGGTCGACATGCAGCGGCAGGCATTGAACGTCTACCGCATGCGTCTGATGGGAGCGGAGGTGGTCGGGGTCGAGTCGGGCAGCCGGACCCTCAAGGACGCGATCAACGAGGCCATGCGGGACTGGGTGGGAAGCGTCGTCGACACACACTACGTGATCGGAAGCGTGCTCGGACCGCATCCCTTCCCGCTGATGGTGCGCGAGTTCCAGAGTGTCATCGGTCGCGAGGCGCGCAGGCAGATCCTCGAACGCGCGGGCCGGCTGCCGTCCCATCTGGTCGCGTGTGTCGGTGGGGGCAGCAACGCCATGGGCCTGTTCCACGCCTTCCTCGGCGACGCCGAGGTACGCATGATCGGCGTCGAGGCCGGTGGCCTCGGATCGGGGGCGGGCGAGCACGCGGCGCGCTTCGACACCGGCCGGATCGGGGTCCTCCACGGAACGCGCAGTGTGCTGCTCCAGGATCCCGACGGGAACGTCCTGCCCACCCACAGTGTCAGCGCCGGCCTGGACTACCCGAGCATCGGTCCGGAGCACGCCTACTACCAGCAGGTCGGTCGGATCGTCTACGCCACGGTCCGCGACGAGCAGGCGATCGAGGGCTTCCACCGGGTCAGCCGGCTCGAGGGGATCGTCCCCGCTCTGGAGACCGCCCACGCCCTCGCCCACCTCGAGGATCTGATGCCGAAGTTGACTACATCGGACCTGGTGGTGGTGAACATGTCCGGACGCGGCGACAAGGACGTCGAGTCGGTGCGTGCCCGCGACGGGCAGGGTGCATGA
- a CDS encoding GGDEF domain-containing protein: protein MPTVPDPRFAQLLEVGLQLSRMAPGEFGDLAVASRILSGIERFFPGTDPRLGLVDGNRLLCFAPRSRAGRGASLDLSTVDLSPLLVEWMRLRRDDRAGGAEMGLPLGLRETMKMEPPGLRIAPLEGGGSTLGFLGMHAPRLDPAERQALDVLALYAGTVVENVRLYRRIEQEAETDGLTEVYNYRYFMRALTHEMDRVRRHGGEIAVVMVDVDNLKEYNDHFGHLGGSAALREIAVILRSSSRTIDVVSKYGGDEFSVLLPGCGIDGARVYCDRVRRRIAEHAFEDDPERRLTVSMGLAVFPTEGRDPRDLLRRADARLYDAKSAGRDRIGAAP, encoded by the coding sequence GTGCCGACCGTCCCCGACCCACGATTCGCTCAGCTCCTGGAGGTCGGTCTCCAGCTCTCCCGCATGGCGCCGGGGGAGTTCGGTGACCTGGCCGTGGCGAGTCGCATCCTGTCGGGGATCGAGCGCTTCTTCCCGGGCACCGATCCTCGGCTCGGACTGGTCGACGGCAATCGCCTGCTCTGCTTCGCGCCGCGTTCACGAGCAGGGCGCGGAGCTTCGCTCGACCTCTCGACGGTCGACCTGTCCCCATTGCTCGTCGAATGGATGCGACTCCGGCGCGACGACCGGGCGGGCGGAGCCGAAATGGGCCTGCCGCTCGGCCTGCGCGAGACCATGAAGATGGAACCGCCGGGACTGCGGATCGCGCCCCTCGAGGGTGGGGGGTCGACCCTGGGCTTCCTGGGCATGCACGCACCGCGCCTCGATCCGGCCGAACGCCAGGCACTGGACGTCCTGGCACTCTACGCCGGGACGGTGGTCGAGAACGTCCGCCTGTACCGGCGGATCGAGCAGGAGGCCGAGACGGACGGCCTGACCGAGGTCTACAACTACCGCTACTTCATGCGCGCCCTGACCCACGAGATGGACCGGGTCCGGCGTCACGGGGGCGAGATCGCGGTCGTGATGGTCGACGTCGACAACCTGAAGGAATACAATGATCACTTCGGTCATCTGGGCGGCAGCGCAGCCCTCCGGGAGATCGCCGTGATCCTTCGTTCGAGTTCGAGGACGATCGACGTTGTCTCGAAGTACGGCGGGGACGAGTTCAGCGTGCTCCTGCCCGGGTGCGGTATCGACGGTGCACGCGTCTACTGCGACCGGGTGCGGCGACGAATCGCCGAGCACGCCTTCGAGGACGATCCCGAGCGGCGGCTGACCGTCAGCATGGGCCTGGCCGTGTTCCCGACCGAAGGGCGCGATCCGAGGGATCTCCTGCGGCGCGCCGATGCCCGCTTGTACGATGCCAAGAGCGCCGGCCGTGATCGGATCGGCGCGGCCCCCTGA
- a CDS encoding nucleotide sugar dehydrogenase — protein MSLVDKLRDRSATCGVIGLGYVGLPLVMEFVRAGYRVIGYDVDAAKVARLREGDSYVGDVPSSSLKEAVESGAFQVTTDPARLAEVDTIDICVPTPLSKTRDPDMSYIDTAVEAIARVLRAGQLVVLESTTYPGTTEEVILPRLRETGLEVGKDFFLAFSPERVDPGNPKFQTGNIPKVVGGITPACGDVAAELFSHCISEVVKVSNARVAETVKLLENTFRSVNIGLVNEIAQMCHKMDIDVWEVIDAAATKPFGFMPFYPGPGLGGHCIPIDPFYLSWKARASGFEARFIELAGFVNRSMPEFVTDLVGQALNEVGRAVRGSRVVVVGVAYKSDIDDVRESPALDVLQLLHERGADLSWIDAHVPALRDFDFARKIDTLDDDFDAAVITAVHRDFDHTALLERCARVVDTRNALRGVDSEKIVRL, from the coding sequence ATGAGTCTGGTCGACAAGCTCCGGGATCGAAGCGCCACCTGTGGCGTCATTGGTCTCGGCTACGTTGGTCTTCCCCTGGTCATGGAGTTCGTCCGTGCCGGGTACCGGGTGATCGGCTACGACGTCGACGCCGCCAAGGTCGCGCGTCTGCGCGAGGGCGACAGCTACGTGGGCGACGTCCCGTCTTCGTCGCTGAAGGAGGCCGTCGAGTCGGGCGCCTTCCAGGTCACGACCGACCCGGCGCGGCTCGCCGAGGTCGACACCATCGACATCTGCGTCCCCACTCCACTGTCGAAGACCCGCGACCCGGACATGAGCTACATCGACACCGCGGTCGAAGCGATCGCCCGGGTGCTACGAGCGGGTCAACTCGTCGTGCTCGAGAGCACGACCTATCCGGGGACGACCGAAGAGGTGATCCTCCCGCGCCTTCGGGAGACCGGCCTCGAGGTGGGAAAGGACTTCTTCCTGGCCTTCTCGCCGGAACGCGTGGATCCGGGGAACCCGAAGTTCCAGACAGGCAACATCCCGAAGGTGGTCGGCGGGATCACGCCGGCCTGTGGAGACGTGGCGGCCGAGCTCTTCTCGCACTGCATCTCCGAGGTCGTGAAGGTCTCGAACGCGCGCGTGGCCGAGACGGTGAAGCTGCTCGAGAACACCTTCCGCAGTGTGAACATCGGCCTGGTCAACGAGATCGCCCAGATGTGCCACAAGATGGACATCGACGTCTGGGAGGTCATCGACGCCGCGGCCACCAAGCCCTTCGGCTTCATGCCCTTCTACCCCGGTCCCGGCCTTGGTGGTCACTGCATCCCGATCGATCCCTTCTACCTGAGCTGGAAGGCACGGGCGAGCGGCTTCGAGGCGCGCTTCATCGAGCTCGCCGGTTTCGTGAACCGGTCCATGCCCGAGTTCGTCACCGACCTCGTCGGCCAGGCCCTCAACGAGGTCGGCCGTGCCGTCCGGGGCAGCCGGGTGGTCGTGGTGGGCGTGGCCTACAAGTCGGACATCGACGACGTGCGCGAGTCCCCGGCCCTGGACGTGCTCCAGCTCCTGCACGAGCGAGGTGCCGATCTGTCGTGGATCGACGCCCACGTTCCGGCGCTGCGGGACTTCGATTTCGCGCGCAAGATCGACACGCTCGACGACGACTTCGACGCGGCGGTGATCACGGCGGTGCACCGCGACTTCGATCACACGGCACTGCTCGAGCGTTGTGCCCGAGTCGTCGATACCCGCAATGCCCTGCGGGGTGTGGACTCGGAGAAGATCGTGAGACTCTGA
- a CDS encoding SDR family oxidoreductase encodes MAKILVTGGAGFIGSHISAALRAQGDDVVVLDDMSTGHERNLEAIGDGVRFVRGSVTDPSAVADAIEGCDHVFHEAALASVPRSIDDPQANNAANVTGTLNVLVAARDAGVKRLVYAASSAAYGDSETLPKVETMATNPKSPYAIAKLAGEHYVSVFASVYGMQTLAIRYFNVFGPRQDPDSPYAAVIPLFIDALLDGRPPTIHGDGEQSRDFTYIDNVVEANLRALTAPKLSGETVNVALGDRTSLNQLYGWLREIIGTDLEPVHGAPRAGDVKHSQADIGRAQALLGYETKVSVAEGLARTVEWYREFREGRA; translated from the coding sequence ATGGCGAAGATCCTGGTGACCGGAGGCGCCGGTTTCATCGGTTCCCACATCTCAGCGGCCCTGCGCGCGCAGGGCGACGACGTGGTCGTCCTCGACGACATGTCGACCGGCCACGAGCGGAATCTGGAGGCGATCGGCGACGGCGTCCGCTTCGTTCGCGGTTCCGTGACCGATCCGTCCGCGGTCGCCGACGCGATCGAGGGCTGTGACCACGTCTTCCACGAGGCGGCGCTGGCATCGGTGCCCCGCAGCATCGACGACCCGCAGGCCAACAACGCGGCCAACGTCACGGGGACCCTGAACGTCCTCGTCGCCGCGCGCGACGCAGGGGTGAAACGCCTCGTCTACGCGGCCAGCAGTGCCGCCTACGGAGACAGCGAGACCTTGCCCAAGGTCGAGACCATGGCCACCAATCCGAAGTCGCCCTACGCGATCGCGAAACTCGCAGGCGAGCACTACGTCTCGGTGTTCGCGTCGGTGTACGGCATGCAGACCCTCGCCATCCGGTACTTCAACGTCTTCGGTCCTCGCCAGGATCCGGACAGTCCCTACGCGGCCGTCATTCCGTTGTTCATCGACGCTCTACTCGACGGCCGACCCCCGACGATCCACGGCGACGGCGAGCAGTCGCGGGACTTCACCTACATCGACAACGTGGTCGAAGCGAATCTCAGGGCACTGACGGCCCCGAAGCTCTCGGGAGAGACCGTGAACGTGGCGTTGGGTGACCGCACGTCGCTCAACCAGCTCTACGGCTGGCTGCGTGAGATCATCGGTACCGATCTCGAACCGGTCCACGGAGCGCCACGCGCGGGCGACGTCAAGCACAGCCAGGCCGACATCGGGCGCGCGCAGGCGCTGCTCGGCTACGAGACGAAGGTCTCCGTGGCCGAGGGACTCGCGCGCACGGTGGAGTGGTATCGGGAGTTCCGCGAGGGCCGGGCCTAG
- a CDS encoding lysylphosphatidylglycerol synthase transmembrane domain-containing protein, which produces MDTPPTGRNARWRSFVARHLFAYLAGLAALVVVVSAVFARDELALAADRFALPWLPVVLGLTLLNYALRFWKWTWLLEGAGVHVPTAANARLYYACLAMVVTPARLGELYKLVFLRKLHGVAAHRSLPPLVMERITDALAVLALISAQPFGPAAAAGAVGVAVGAMVVVAALLGQPRPRAWTLRALASVPGLRSRRERVGALLEGHADLLRPRIFGPSLVASTVAWWAECLGLGLICRALGEPIALVDATWVYATATLLGNLTFLPGGLVGTEASLLALLRNLGVTEAGAVGATALVRGATLWFAVLLGLAVTIVFRRRLRWDEVTAEATTTADDADSTP; this is translated from the coding sequence ATGGACACGCCGCCCACCGGCCGCAACGCACGTTGGCGCAGCTTCGTCGCTCGCCATCTCTTCGCCTATCTGGCGGGGCTGGCCGCCCTGGTCGTGGTCGTGTCGGCCGTGTTCGCCCGCGACGAACTCGCGCTCGCGGCGGACCGCTTCGCTCTGCCGTGGCTCCCGGTCGTCCTGGGCCTCACGCTGCTCAACTACGCCCTCCGGTTCTGGAAGTGGACGTGGTTGCTCGAGGGCGCGGGCGTGCACGTGCCCACCGCCGCCAACGCCCGCCTGTACTACGCGTGCCTGGCCATGGTGGTCACCCCCGCGCGGCTCGGCGAATTGTACAAGCTCGTGTTCCTGCGCAAACTGCACGGGGTCGCGGCCCATCGATCGCTCCCACCTCTCGTGATGGAGCGCATCACCGACGCGCTCGCCGTGCTGGCCCTGATCTCGGCTCAACCCTTCGGCCCGGCGGCCGCCGCGGGTGCGGTCGGAGTCGCGGTGGGTGCCATGGTCGTCGTGGCCGCCCTGCTGGGACAGCCGCGACCGCGCGCGTGGACACTGCGGGCGCTGGCCTCGGTTCCGGGTCTCCGGAGTCGGCGGGAACGGGTCGGAGCACTGCTCGAGGGACACGCGGATCTGCTGCGGCCACGCATCTTCGGTCCGAGCCTCGTCGCCAGCACCGTGGCGTGGTGGGCCGAGTGCCTGGGACTCGGCCTGATCTGCCGCGCTCTCGGCGAACCCATCGCACTGGTGGACGCGACGTGGGTCTACGCGACGGCCACCCTCCTGGGCAACCTGACGTTCCTGCCTGGGGGGCTCGTAGGGACCGAGGCGAGCCTGTTGGCCCTGTTGCGCAATCTCGGAGTGACCGAAGCCGGGGCCGTCGGTGCCACCGCGCTGGTCCGCGGGGCCACCCTGTGGTTCGCGGTCCTGCTGGGCCTGGCGGTCACGATCGTGTTCCGCCGACGGCTGCGATGGGACGAGGTCACCGCCGAAGCGACGACCACGGCAGACGATGCCGACAGCACGCCCTAG